In the genome of Triticum urartu cultivar G1812 chromosome 5, Tu2.1, whole genome shotgun sequence, one region contains:
- the LOC125506886 gene encoding proline-rich receptor-like protein kinase PERK2, with translation MVLHSDLVITQLDEDLKCSKLDSLRSSRSETAHGAPPNRKKNYPSPTYKLIHSPPHHPTPNPPAFSGRTPPPTTSHPAAVPPSPTTFHPAAPTSPLPSGSRPSGGELLWPTFSPPCAAAHPALCAAARTDHQPALHLPQSGDIPQIQLSLTLLVRFTSPDPVAEATDRSIPSGSVDVSREKTTPFGARGGAAPPRRPWRRARPGAVPSSRCRLSPPVQCVGVGPRWPRVNCSGVARDWLPISKRIWRPQVAGGKALDRVEPLAVSSATGAARPCRCSAPRLPRSVQWFPLP, from the exons ATGGTTCTGCATTCGGACCTCGTTATAACGCAGCTCGACGAGGACCTCAAATGCAGCAAACTGGACAGCCTGAGAAGCAGTAGAAGCGAAACTGCTCATGGAG CTCCACCGAACCGAAAAAAAAACTACCCAAGCCCCACGTACAAACTTATCCATTCCCCACCCCACCACCCCACACCAAACCCACCCGCCTTCTCGGGTCGAACCCCACCCCCGACCACCTCCCACCCTGCAGCGGTGCCCCCATCCCCGACCACCTTCCACCCCGCGGCGCCTACTTCTCCCCTTCCCAGTGGATCCCGGCCCAGCGGCGGGGAACTGCTCTGGCCAACTTTCTCGCCCCCCTGCGCCGCTGCCCACCCCGCATTgtgcgccgccgcccgcaccgACCACCAACCTGCTCTGCATCTGCCTCAGTCTGGCGATATACCTCAGATCCAGCTCTCCCTCACGCTGCTGGTGAGATTCACCTCGCCGGATCCAGTGGCTGAGGCCACAGATCGTTCGATCCCGAGCGGATCTGTCGATGTGAGCCGCGAGAAAACAACACCGTTTGGTGCACGTGGTGGAGCAGCTCCACCACGACGACCATGGCGGAGAGCCAGGCCCGGCGCAGTGCCCTCCTCTCGATGCCGCCTCTCACCCCCCGTTCAATGCGTCGGTGTT GGACCCCGGTGGCCTCGAGTGAACTGCAGCGGAGTCGCCCGGGATTGGCTACCCATCAGCAAGCGAATCTGGAGGCCCCAAGTTGCCGGCGGCAAAGCTCTGGATCGAGTCGAGCCGCTAGCCGTCTCATCCGCC